Proteins co-encoded in one Sus scrofa isolate TJ Tabasco breed Duroc chromosome 14, Sscrofa11.1, whole genome shotgun sequence genomic window:
- the DENR gene encoding density-regulated protein: protein MAADISESGGHDCKGDLKSNTKLDADYPLRVLYCGVCSLPTEYCEYMPDVAKCRQWLEKNFPNEFAKLTVENSPKQEAGITEGQGTAGEEEEKKKQKRGGRGQIKQKKKTVPQKVTIAKIPRAKKKYVTRVCGLATFEIDLKEAQRFFAQKFSCGASVTGEDEIIIQGDFTDDIIDVIQEKWPEVDDDSIEDLGEVKK from the exons ATGGCTGCTGACATTTCTGAATCTGGTGGGCATGATTGCAAAGGAGACCTGAAGAGCAATACCAAGTTAGATGCAGATTACCCACTTCGAGTCCTTTACTGCGGAG TCTGTTCATTACCAACAGAG TACTGTGAATATATGCCTGATGTTGCTAAATGTAGACAGTGGTTAGAGAAGAATTTTCCAAATGAGTTTGCAAAACTTACTGTAG AAAATTCACCCAAACAAGAAGCTGGAATTACTGAGGGTCAAGGTACAGcaggggaagaagaagagaagaaaaagcaaaagagag GTGGAAGGggtcaaataaaacaaaaaaagaagactgtaCCACAAAAAGTTACGATAGCCAAAATTCcaagagcaaagaagaaatacGTAACAAGAGTGTGTGGCCTTGCAACTTTTG aaattgatCTTAAAGAAGCACAAAGATTTTTTGCTCAGAAATTCTCCTGTGGTGCCTCAGTAACAGGGGAGGATGAAATCATCATTCAGGGAGACTTTACAGATGACATAATTGATGTCATTCAGGAAAAATGGCCAGAG GTGGATGATGATAGCATTGAAGATCTTGGCGAAGTGAAGAAGtga
- the HCAR1 gene encoding G-protein coupled receptor 81: MDNGSCCLIQGDPISQAMPPLLILAFVLGALGNGIALCGFCFHMKTWKPSTIYLFNLAVADFLLMICLPFRTDYYRRHRQWAFGDIPCRAVLFMLAMNRAGSIVFLTVVAVDRYFKVVHPHHMVNAISNRTAIGIVCALWTMVIVGTLYLLMENHLCVQEKTIACESFIMESANGWHDVMFQLEFFLPLGIILFCSFKVIWSLEQRQHLARQARMKRATRFIVVVAVVFITGYLPSVSARLYFLWTVPSSVCDPSVHVALHVTLSFTYMNSMLDPLVYYFSSPSFPKFYSKLKICSLRPKHPGRSKRPEEMPISNLCHKSCISVANSFQSQSDVQWDPQM, encoded by the coding sequence ATGGACAACGGGTCATGCTGCCTCATCCAGGGGGACCCTATCTCCCAGGCGATGCCGCCGCTGCTGATCCTGGCCTTCGTGCTCGGTGCCCTGGGCAACGGTATCGCCCTGTGTGGATTTTGCTTTCACATGAAGACCTGGAAGCCCAGCACTATTTACCTTTTCAACTTGGCTGTGGCTGACTTTCTTCTCATGATCTGCCTGCCCTTTCGGACGGACTATTACCGCAGACACAGGCAATGGGCCTTTGGGGATATTCCCTGTCGAGCGGTGCTCTTCATGCTGGCCATGAACAGGGCCGGGAGCATTGTCTTCCTTACGGTGGTGGCTGTGGACAGGTATTTTAAAGTGGTCCACCCCCACCATATGGTGAATGCCATCTCCAACCGGACCGCAATTGGCATCGTCTGCGCCCTTTGGACCATGGTCATCGTGGggactctgtatcttttgatggAGAACCATCTGTGTGTGCAAGAGAAGACCATAGCTTGTGAGAGCTTCATCATGGAGTCAGCCAATGGCTGGCATGACGTCATGTTCCAGCTGGAGTTCTTCCTGCCCCTTGGCATCATCTTGTTCTGCTCCTTCAAGGTCATTTGGAGCCTGGAGCAGAGGCAGCACCTGGCCAGGCAGGCTCGGATGAAGAGGGCTACACGGTTCATCGTGGTGGTGGCAGTTGTGTTCATCACGGGCTACCTGCCTAGCGTGTCAGCCAGACTGTATTTCCTCTGGACGGTGCCCTCCAGCGTCTGTGACCCCTCTGTGCATGTAGCCCTCCATGTCACCCTCAGCTTCACCTACATGAACAGCATGCTGGATCCCCTGGTGTATTATTTTTCAAGTCCCTCGTTCCCCAAATTCTACTCCAAGCTCAAAATCTGCAGCTTGAGACCTAAGCATCCAGGACGCTCCAAGAGGCCAGAAGAGATGCCAATTTCAAACCTTTGTCACAAGAGTTGCATTAGTGTGGCAAATAGCTTCCAAAGTCAATCAGATGTGCAGTGGGATCCCCAGATGTGA